TTCCTCCTCAAGCTAAAAAAGTAGGTAAAAGTATCTTTCAGAGCTACTAAGACATCTTTGTAAAGCTTGATTCATGAGGCATTTTAAATATGGGATTGAAATACAGTCAGACTTTTTGAGGATGTAACCCTGCGTCCAGCAGATGTTTGcttaacagaaataattatgaaataaattaaagtaGAACTCTACAGTTGGGAATACTTCAGTCATCTGGAGACAGACCTCTCATTGCTGATCTAATTGCAGCTCTAATCTTGCACTGACACCTGTGTGGTCCATatcttatttttgtgttttaagatGAGCTTTAACTTTGTTATGTCGTAGCAcctattttaaattttgggtGCCCTAGAACAACATGAAAATAACTTGTTAATTAGGCCTCAGTTTCAGTTGGAAACTTGACAAGTCTCTCAAAGTCggagtcttttaaaaatagtttgggGATCTTTTGCACTGTGACCCCTCTCAAATTTCAATTTGTTCACCAGTCAAGAAAGTTTCATATTCTCAACTGAAAATATCTTTGGTTGGGTGCATGGATTGAATTACAGTAGGAGTGACATACCTGATGTTGGCTGCTGAAGCAGAAGAATAATGATAGATGCTACCTcttaagataaataaaaatctttacaaATACTTGGAATTACACCCAGTAACAAAAGAAATCTCAGGAAGAAATGAGCAGGCCCCAGCATGTACTAACTGCTGCCCTAGCCTCTTCTGAGGCATACAGTGTTTTCTACATCATCTGGAGTTTCTGGATGATTGGAATAACAACTGTCCATTCTCACAATGCACGCTGTTCTGATGAAGTGCTGAAAGGAATAATTCACCTAAAGAGTTGAAGCATCAAACGTTCAAGCACACAAGATTTCATCAGTATTGAATGTGGGTGAGAAGAAACATTGCAGGCTGTTCTATccagaaataatatttacatttccatttttcgTACTGCAGGAACTAGAGTGTTTTCCTGCCAcattgaaaatttaattttcagttctgaGGTTGTGCAGGAGGTGACTTGTTAGGTTTTACAAGATAGTTGTaatagcaaagcaaaacaaatttgaTGCTGTTAAGAAGTGTAGCACCCAGAAAAAATGCTTAGCTTTTTATTACTCGTGACTCAAAACCTGCCTAGGGTTgcattcttaaaataaactcGGTGCAATGTTTCATGTGTCGGTAACATTCATTGCTTTTAATTAGACAATATCTAACATTAGCAGATGggagaaaagaacaaaccaaTGTGAAATAGTACTGCTCTTACAGACCTGACACAATGgtatttttctaggaaaaacaAGGGCTCTAATGGATCACCTACGTATTTCTTTTTAGTTATATAAGTAAGTTGGGGAGGTGCAAAAAAGTACCTCGGTCTGTTTTTCTAGGCACTTGTGCTGGCAATGGGTTATCATGAGAAGGGCAGAGCGttaatgaagaagaaagaatatgaaACAGCACTGCCGTATTTGTTGGATGCTGATAAGCACTTCTGGTAAGAACCGTTCTGAGTCCATGTGTGTCTTTCCTTTACTGTCAACCAAATACAGGAACAGTTTTGGCTCTACCTGTGCATATAAATCAGGGCCTCTTTTGCCTGGGATTACTTCCCAGCCCCTCTGGAGATGATGGGGAAACAGCAGACAAAGGCTCTGACTTGCAGTGACAGGTGCCTTTGTGTAGAACAGCTGAAACAGGTAGTGCCACTGGGCAATTTAATCTTTCATATCAACATAAACATAAACTGTCAATACTCAGGTACTAGGCTATAAACTGCATTAGCCTGTCAGTTACAGATACTCTTGCAACTGCTCCTGTGAAGTAATAATTTCTTGTGAAAGATGGAGCAGGTAGCTGAGGTCAGTAACCATACCAATGTTTCTGCAGGTAAACTACTTCCCTGTCGGCAGTCAGAGCCCTAAATTGCTCTTTTGAGATCCTCGAAAGTAAAGTTATCCCCATGTGTTTCTCATCTGTATGCACATGCAAGGAGACCGGCACAGGACTTGGCATGTTCACGTGCACTAAGGAAGACAGTTTCTCTGTCCTCTCAAAGATTACACAGGGTTCaattctgttctgcttttaaagagaTGCTGTCTTAAATAGTAACAAAATGAGTTGTAACTACCCTAATTCTTTGAGGTGTAGCGTTATCATTAGTGCCCCGTGTATTACTGAATGCAATGGGAGATCAGTGCTTTATTAAAGTTCCACTGACATCAGTTTGCTACCTGAAATACAAAGTGTGTGCTTTCTCAAATATGTGGGTATGCATATTTCTAGCATGTTGTTTCACTAGTGTTAAAAgtgcatggaaaaaataaacccccTCTCccaaaaaaaagtaactgtgtTATTTTCCAGTGAATGCAGCACAGAACTGCTGAATACTGTTGACAATTATGCAGTACTGCAGCTGGATATAGTCTGGTGCTACTTCCGCCTGGAGCAGCTGGACTGCCTGGATgatgcagagaaaaagctgttCACAGCACATAGGTGCTTCCAGAGGTGCTACGGGGAGAACCATGAAAGACTGATTGATATCAAAGTATGCTGGGTTTGATTTAATCAGggtggtgcttttttttcctatatgtaTTCAATTATTGTTCAGGTATTACAAGACTGACTTGCAGAAGTTTAAAGTTTTCTTGTGCCGTCTCAGCCTGTAATCTAGTTGTGTAATTATCAGCATAGTAAAAGCATTGGACCTGTCACAAAGGTCATGGCAAATGTAAGCTTATAAGCACATGCATCATCAGTGGTTTAGATCTGATACTTTATCTGCGTGCTGAGTGTCACATATTAGTGACTATGTCTTCTTTAAGTGTGTAGAGTGTTCTATTGATAATGAATTTATGTTCTACCATATGCTTCTACCTATGTGCCCCTCCCTTGTTTAAACGATTCTTTAGGGAAGCTATGGTCGTGAGAAGGTTTTATTTCTACGGCTTTACCTCCTTCAAGGGATAGGACACTATCACAGtggcagagaaaaggaggctgctGAGTATATTCAGAAGGTAAGACACTATTAGGTAAAACTTCTGAGCCATTCCCACTGGCCCCTGTGTTTTGGGCTCTGTCTTGCACCTTCTCCCTTTGCCTACTCAGAAAAATGGGgagacatttttgtttgtttgtatgttAGCAACAGTGTAAGTAGTatcattttgttctttctatACACAGGCATCTCATTTATATGAAGAGCTGTCTGTAGATCCCGATAAAGTTTATCGCTTGTCGCTCCTGGGATTCTCTGAACAGGAAGCTCGCCTTGCCCTGCGAGCGTGCCATGGGAATGTGGAGCATGCTGCCAATCTTATCACCAACAGGAGAGAGGTATGGTGCAGTGAAAGTATTAAATCAAGGATCGTATTAGTCGGGGTGTCTATAAGATCGTGTTTTTGTGTGTCTAGTGCAACATGGTGCTAAATTAAGGACTTTGATTATCCTGCTTTGGCACTGTTAGTGTAACTAACAGTTTGACATCTGTTGCCACAAGTTTGAAACCAAAACTTAATACAACGAGGGAAGCTCTGTCCCAAAACAGATGGGATGAGAGAGCCAAAGACCTGTGGTTGTACCATAGAAGCGCATAGGAAGACTTTGCACCAGTGTTTGCTAGTCAGCAACGTTCCGTATGGGAACAAAACCACCACGATCGAGCTCTTGCCTCTGGGCTTGGCTGGTCTGAACGACATGAGGCTGTACAATGAAGTGCTGTGAGGGTAACCATCGTGCTACACTGTATTATGGCTTTGGATTTGGAAGATCCAGGAGGGgagaaggatttctttttttgtgctgaAGTGAAGGAAGCTAAAGTGAAGTGAAGACAGTGTTGTCCAGATCTGAAGTGCCTGAAGTTAGGTTTGGTAAGCTGAGGTGGCAGTTCTGGACTTCAGACAGTGAAACATGGAAGGAAAAGTCAAATGGCTGAGAGAAGGGCTGAGCAGAACTCTTGGCTACGCGCCCAGTTCTGACTGTATGTCCTTGGCAAGTCTTGTCTGCAGGCCCATCTGCCAAACGGGTTTATCACTTACCACACAGGGCCTATAATAGCTGTGATGGCATAAGATCCGATctgcagaggctgcagagcGGAAGTATGGCAACAGTGCTACCTCATGGAAATGCAACTTTATTTAGTAATGAGTGTCTGGCAGTAcagtctgtatttaaaaaaaaaaaagaaaaaatcccttttcctcAAGAGATTTAAACTTGAAGTAGTAAATCCAAGAAACCCTATACGCACAGGGGAAGGCTGAAGCATTCCCATGCACAATGAGCTTTGTAACGGCTGTGTTCTTGCAGGAAAAGGCACAGataaggagggaggagagagctAAAAGAAGGCAGCGACTGGAAGACATAAACACCTTGAAAAGTATGGGCTATTCAAAGAGAGCTGCTCAAGTAGCTCTTCATAATACACACGGAAACCTGGACCAAGCCTTTAAGGTAAGTGATTTTCAGGAGTAGTACTTTTGTGCAAAAaaaacttgtttgctttttttcctttattgtgtAGCAGATTCTTATTTCTGTAGTCTATATTTGTTAGTTTGTAGCTACCTTCTCTGAACTGTAATGACTGCACTTCCACTTACCGACCCAACGAATCCGGTGTCATTTGTTGGCTGAGGTTTGCTTATATCAACTCTTGGGCTAAATACACATCCTACCGAGGACTATTATATTTCTCTTGCTCTATTCTGATCCCTCTGTGTTTTATTCTAGTTTATTCTTGACAGTCCGGAGTTATTAttggaagatgatgatgatgatgatccTGTGGCCAGGGACCAGTTTCAGGTTTCCCAGGAAAGTATTGATCAAGTAAGTTAGACCTTTTGCTTTCTTaggagatagaatcatagaatggtttaggttggaaaagacctttaagatcatccagtccaaccattaacctaacactgccaagtccaccactaaaccaattaagggtagagtagcaatttcacatttcctggcttggtggctggattatttttaatgaaagtaaaactaggaatcattaaggttggaaaggatctctaagatcatcagtccaaccattaacccagcaccaccatgcccactaaaccatgtccccaagtgccatgtctgcccgtttttcgaacacctccagggatggtgactccaccacctctctgggcagttgGTTGTCTTGTTTCTAAATTACACCTTCAAACACACCGGATCTTCCTCAAGCAAAGCTGTACAAATTTTCTTTGATCCATGTCACTCAAGCTGTCACACGTCTACTGTCTGGCATCTGCTCTTCACGGTGAAGTCACACTCTGGCTAAAATGTAATCCATGTGTACTTCCTGCCCGTTACATCAACCTGCCACGCACGGATGCGGAGCAAAGTCTGTGCACTCTAATGCTCTATACcaaaaaagacagcaaacaagAAATGCATTCAAGTCTCTAAACATTGCAGTACATAAGGGAAAGAGTTGGAGTGTGTCTTTCTCATCATAGGCCGTCTGAAAAGCTCTTCAGCAGTTAGTGTGGCTATGTAATCATGTCAGACAGACAAGAAAACTATATTGCCTAGACAAAGTAAACAGCACGTGCACCCCCCTGATATGCTGGAGTGCTTTGAAGTTtccctttgaaaaacagaaaaagaattggTCTGATATTGAACAAGAGCCTCTTGATTCTGCTCAACATCCCCATTCCTTTAATAGGTCACTGCCCTGTTGTTAACTGTTCCAGTAAACCAGAGTCAGTGTCCTGGAATTCCTGGCATGCAGCGCTTTCGTCTGCAAGAGGAATGACTGTCAGATGCAGAGTCAGATTCCTGTCAGACCCTGGTGCTGGATGAGCTTGGatttctccagatttttttttttttctctcccctcctgtAGCTGATGTATATGGGTTTCAGCCGTGAGTCAGCAGAGCAAGCTTTAAAGGTCTTCAAAGGCAACATCCACTTAGCTTCCCAAACCCTTGCTCATTACGGGGGAGTTCTTCCTGCTTCACTGCAGCTGACTCCAGAAGGGTCCAGTCCATCAGAAGAATCGGCTTCATCAAAAGACTCGCCTACAGAGTCTGCAGGTAAGCAACGTggcacagagcaggcagaggagagggaaggggaaggctgTTCTGCTGGCTTTTGTATGAAACGATTAAGTGATTTCTGCTTAAATACTGGTAGAGGCCTTGAGTAGCGCCCCAGACTACTTTTGTTAGTAACATAGTTACAGGCAAGGCAGCCATTACCCCAGATAGGCTGTAGCCCTGGCAGTCAGTGACAGGAACGGGTGAACAGTGACACGTTCTGTATATACGGAACCATAAGAGATACGTGTCGGCTGTAGGCAGTGCATGAGTCAGATGCATCCCAGAAGAAAGGGGCAACCTTCAGAGGCGTCCTGGCAAGGGCTAAGAGGAAATGGCTGCTGAGTGGGCTACGGCTTTGGCACACCAGGTTGGAGGCCTCACGTGTCTGCGT
This sequence is a window from Pelecanus crispus isolate bPelCri1 chromosome 2, bPelCri1.pri, whole genome shotgun sequence. Protein-coding genes within it:
- the NUB1 gene encoding NEDD8 ultimate buster 1 isoform X1; the encoded protein is MSLQHSKILCSLLKLGLRMAQKKYLIAKLTSCLREDKIQLWKPPYTNEKKEAGKEMKELIQKYSSKLNINENDTENMLEEIRCKAIERGTGNENFKVTGIARLDIYLPRRKSRKVPLETNLFITGKELRSQIAQEHALKENAIKIIINKKQLDLGKTLEDQGITHNAKVMVLQLEQSDEETKRKVQEEEFQCKKEKEINDKMQRTKKGLEILAEREEYLDPDSVPYLDIANQTGRSIKIPPQAKKALVLAMGYHEKGRALMKKKEYETALPYLLDADKHFCECSTELLNTVDNYAVLQLDIVWCYFRLEQLDCLDDAEKKLFTAHRCFQRCYGENHERLIDIKGSYGREKVLFLRLYLLQGIGHYHSGREKEAAEYIQKASHLYEELSVDPDKVYRLSLLGFSEQEARLALRACHGNVEHAANLITNRREEKAQIRREERAKRRQRLEDINTLKSMGYSKRAAQVALHNTHGNLDQAFKFILDSPELLLEDDDDDDPVARDQFQVSQESIDQLMYMGFSRESAEQALKVFKGNIHLASQTLAHYGGVLPASLQLTPEGSSPSEESASSKDSPTESAGSSSSPTDEDMETDAVNEILEDIPEHEEDYLDLTLEEEEQIIHEYLSYIQVPQH
- the NUB1 gene encoding NEDD8 ultimate buster 1 isoform X2, with product MEKMAQKKYLIAKLTSCLREDKIQLWKPPYTNEKKEAGKEMKELIQKYSSKLNINENDTENMLEEIRCKAIERGTGNENFKVTGIARLDIYLPRRKSRKVPLETNLFITGKELRSQIAQEHALKENAIKIIINKKQLDLGKTLEDQGITHNAKVMVLQLEQSDEETKRKVQEEEFQCKKEKEINDKMQRTKKGLEILAEREEYLDPDSVPYLDIANQTGRSIKIPPQAKKALVLAMGYHEKGRALMKKKEYETALPYLLDADKHFCECSTELLNTVDNYAVLQLDIVWCYFRLEQLDCLDDAEKKLFTAHRCFQRCYGENHERLIDIKGSYGREKVLFLRLYLLQGIGHYHSGREKEAAEYIQKASHLYEELSVDPDKVYRLSLLGFSEQEARLALRACHGNVEHAANLITNRREEKAQIRREERAKRRQRLEDINTLKSMGYSKRAAQVALHNTHGNLDQAFKFILDSPELLLEDDDDDDPVARDQFQVSQESIDQLMYMGFSRESAEQALKVFKGNIHLASQTLAHYGGVLPASLQLTPEGSSPSEESASSKDSPTESAGSSSSPTDEDMETDAVNEILEDIPEHEEDYLDLTLEEEEQIIHEYLSYIQVPQH
- the NUB1 gene encoding NEDD8 ultimate buster 1 isoform X3, translating into MAQKKYLIAKLTSCLREDKIQLWKPPYTNEKKEAGKEMKELIQKYSSKLNINENDTENMLEEIRCKAIERGTGNENFKVTGIARLDIYLPRRKSRKVPLETNLFITGKELRSQIAQEHALKENAIKIIINKKQLDLGKTLEDQGITHNAKVMVLQLEQSDEETKRKVQEEEFQCKKEKEINDKMQRTKKGLEILAEREEYLDPDSVPYLDIANQTGRSIKIPPQAKKALVLAMGYHEKGRALMKKKEYETALPYLLDADKHFCECSTELLNTVDNYAVLQLDIVWCYFRLEQLDCLDDAEKKLFTAHRCFQRCYGENHERLIDIKGSYGREKVLFLRLYLLQGIGHYHSGREKEAAEYIQKASHLYEELSVDPDKVYRLSLLGFSEQEARLALRACHGNVEHAANLITNRREEKAQIRREERAKRRQRLEDINTLKSMGYSKRAAQVALHNTHGNLDQAFKFILDSPELLLEDDDDDDPVARDQFQVSQESIDQLMYMGFSRESAEQALKVFKGNIHLASQTLAHYGGVLPASLQLTPEGSSPSEESASSKDSPTESAGSSSSPTDEDMETDAVNEILEDIPEHEEDYLDLTLEEEEQIIHEYLSYIQVPQH